A genomic segment from Spinacia oleracea cultivar Varoflay chromosome 3, BTI_SOV_V1, whole genome shotgun sequence encodes:
- the LOC130470037 gene encoding uncharacterized protein, with the protein MQRLNVEIASGECLEGIINALTTQPSVFDEIKENQAGDVNIERIKEQISQGKEMDFEIHDDGSLSWACIMCPFTKQNMSEEEQRKISEHLLTQQKPNGNTRTGAVKELAIKYCCTRNTIQRVWKVAKASKQQGKSLNVKSNRDKCGRQKFIPDLDRLKRTPCHKKQNIRAVAFALQCSIFTVQRLIREKIIKAHNNSIKPSLTDHNKVTRLEWCLQAIDANTIDDNPCFEDMYNTIHIDEKWFYMTKGKQKYYLLAGEKRPYRHCKSKRFISKVMFLAAVARPRFNAAGVCTFDGKLGIFPFVKWVPAKRRSKNRPAGTPELKAMNSVTKDAYRRMLIRQLIPAIQEKWPTDHEGPIIIQQDNATPHIQTDDADWLEAIKGTNKDIRLVFQPPNSPDLNALDLWFFRAIQSLKDQTSPTTYQQLLGSVKNAFNLFCPIKGNRIFLSLQLVLIQIMKAKGSNDYQLAHIAKESLARQGILPTVLFPSPELVQETFDGLQAMEVQSW; encoded by the exons ATGCAACGGTTGAATGTAGAGATCGCGAGTGGTGAATGTCTGGAGGGAATTATCAATGCGTTGACTACTCAGCCATCggtatttgatgagattaaggaaaaTCAAGCTGGAGATGTAAACatagagcgaatcaaggaacaaatttcgcaaggaaaggaaaTGGATTTTGAGATCcacgatgatggaagtttgag TTGGGCATGCATAATGTGTCCTTTTACGAAACAAAATATGAGTGAAGAAGAGCAAAGAAAAATTTCAGAGCATTTACTTACCCAACAGAAGCCAAATGGTAATACGCGTACGGGAGCCGTCAAAGAGTTAGCCATCAAGTATTGCTGCACCAGAAACACCATTCAAAGGGTCTGGAAAGTGGCCAAGGCGAGTAAGCAACAGGGGAAGAGCTTGAATGTGAAGTCCAACAGAGATAAGTGTGGAAGGCAAAAGTTTATCCCTGATCTTGATAGGCTTAAAAGAACCCCATGCCACAAAAAGCAAAACATCAGAGCCGTAGCATTTGCCTTGCAATGCTCTATTTTCACTGTTCAACGGCTGATAAGGGAAAAAATTATCAAAGCACACAACAATTCAATCAAGCCATCACTCACAGATCACAACAAAGTAACGAGGTTGGAATGGTGCTTGCAAGCAATTGACGCTAATACAATTGATGACAACCCATGCTTTGAAGACATGTACAACACTATTCATATAGATGAAAAGTGGTTTTACATGACAAAAGGAAAGCAGAAATACTACTTACTTGCGGGTGAAAAGAGACCATATAGACACTGCAAAAGCAAAAGATTCATTTCAAAGGTCATGTTCCTTGCTGCAGTTGCAAGGCCACGATTTAATGCTGCTGGGGTTTGCACTTTTGATGGAAAATTGGGAATTTTCCCATTTGTTAAGTGGGTACCAGCAAAGAGAAGAAGCAAGAACAGACCGGCAGGAACCCCGGAGTTGAAAGCAATGAATTCAGTGACCAAGGATGCATATAGAAGGATGTTAATCAGACAACTCATACCAGCCATTCAAGAGAAGTGGCCAACTGATCATGAAGGACCCATTATCATTCAACAAGATAACGCGACACCACACATTCAAACAGATGATGCAGATTGGTTAGAAGCAATCAAAGGAACTAACAAAGATATCAGGTTAGTTTTTCAGCCACCAAACAGCCCTGATCTTAATGCATTAGACTTGTGGTTTTTTAGAGCAATTCAATCTTTAAAAGACCAGACATCCCCTACAACGTATCAACAGTTGCTAGGAAGTGTAAAAAATgcatttaatttgttttgtcCAATTAAGGGGAATAGGATATTTTTGAGCCTTCAATTAGTCCTGATTCAAATCATGAAGGCTAAGGGTAGCAATGATTATCAGCTTGCACATATTGCCAAGGAAAGTTTAGCACGACAAGGCATACTACCCACAGTATTATTCCCATCCCCCGagttagttcaagaaacatttGATGGTTTGCAAGCAATGGAAGTGCAAAGTTGGTGA